Below is a genomic region from Prunus persica cultivar Lovell chromosome G3, Prunus_persica_NCBIv2, whole genome shotgun sequence.
TTTGGGCCTCTTTCagtgagtttttcttttcaattgttGTGTATATACTCATAAAAATATCCCTAATTGGCACCCTTGAGTTTTAGTCAATTTTTTCCATGGTCCTCCTTACAAGATTTTTTATAGTTTCCACCCAAACCTCTTTCACTCACCAAGAAACAGATGAGCTAAGGAATGCCCAACCACATTACACTCCCCAGGCTGAAACGACACTTCAAACCAACATGATAGCAGtaactatactatttttttcattttttatgaaGCATTTCTCTAGATGGCTAggtaaactaattaaaaaattgcCAACGGAATTTAGTCTAGttgaaaagaatattgatttgcACACTAGTGATCTCAGGTTCAAACCCCAATAATACCTTTACAGTGTGtgtaagaaaaacaaaataaaattattgccAAAACTAGTCTTCTTCCTAATGAGCATGATTTTGAAGACAAAATCAAGATGCATCCAAGCCAACTCATCTAGGACATAGACATcaataatttttgttgttgtcagACTTGAggaaaattttattataatcgTAATTATCGTCAAATGAAGGGTCATTTAGCTATAGTAGAGGCTATTTATAGAAGGCAAAAGCAGAAGTTTCCTCCCAAACAATATTTACTCATACATCATGGAAATATTGCCAATACTAGTCTTCTTCCTTGCCACAGTTGTATCAACAACTCAAGGTCATGAGCCACTTGTAACCCACCATATTCATCTCCTCAGGCCAAAATCCGGAGCGGGCGGTGACAGCGTTCCTGGCGTGTCGTGCTTAAGTTGGAGATTGGGGGTGGAAACTAACAACATTATTAACTGGAAGACTGTTCCAGCAGAATGTGAGAGCTATGTTGGGCACTACTTGCTTGGCCACCAGTACAGGAAAGACTCAAAGGTGGTCACTAATGAGGCTTGGCTCTATGCTAAGAGTCTCAATCTTACAAACGATGGCAAGAATGTGTGGGTGTTTGATATAGATGAGACTACGCTCTCTAATCTACCTTATTATGCTGATCATGGATTTGGGTAAGTTTCTTTATATTAATGTTATTactctaattttgttttcgttttatatatatactgtatatatttaatacaaacgatagtGTAAACTACAACAGGTAGAGAGTTTGTTACACACATGTCACTATCAAGTTGTCAAAATGAGTTCTAACATGAGATCATTGGtttgaaaattaatgtcatttttcatTGGGCTAGACCTTGTTGGCTTGCCTTATATACTATATACATTAGATGTATTTTGCAATCAAATTTTCATTGTTCTAATCATAATAACAAATtcgttaaataaaaaataataacaataacaaataaaaaatttcatatatcACCATCATGATTTTATTGTAGAACCCTTCACACGTTTTGTATATccttgtttgataaaatatatatatatatattacgaaAATCAACGAATTAATGAATTAAAGTAGTAGGGGTAAGCCGGCAAGGGATGATATCATGagataattatattatttcgaAATATCACTCttggatttgaatatttgattaaaccaaaatcaaaagtttctataataaaaaaagcaaagaaaatccATTGAGAGAttctagaaataaaatatttcttgaTAATTTATGGATTATTGGAAAATCACATGCACGAAGGTTTGTCCCTGTCTTTGGTAGGGTTGCTTGGGCCCTTATATTTTAAACATGTGAAATTTCAGGACGGAGTTATACAATTCCACTGCATTCAATACATGGGTCTTGGAAGGCACAGCCCCAGCTTTGCCTGAGAGTCTCAAGCTCTACAAAAAGCTTTTGAAACTTGGAGTCAAGGTTGTATTCATAACAGGAAGTGGAGAAGGTCAAAGAAATGTCACAACCACCAATCTCAAGAATGTTGGATATCACACTTGGGAGAAGCTTGTGCTCAAGTAAGAATCAATATTCCCAAATTATCCCTTATACACTTGGGTTATAGTTAACGGTTTAAATTATAACTTCTCGTTTACAATTGTGGGTTAGATCATTTGATAAGAACAATATCTCCCCGCTCGTCAAACTGAAAAGGCATTTCTATTGTACTGTTTATATTTTAGTAACATTTTTGGCTTGCAGGGGATCGACTTATTCTGGCAACACATCATATGTGTACAAATCAACAGAGAGAACTAAGCTTGTGAAGAGTGGATTTAGAATAATTGGGAATATTGGTGATCAATGGAGTGATATCTTGGGGACAAATGTCGGCAATCGGACCTTCAAGTTACCTGATCCAATGTATTACATTAGTTGAATGTCTTCATTAAGGTTTCCTAATGAGCaaatcaaaaacccaaaaggtAGCAATGATTTCTGTTTACAGCTAGCACATAAGTGAATTTTTATTACAGCTAGCTACAATAAGTTAAATTTTATCCGATGTAAGGGCATCTCCAACGTGGGGTTGTGAATTTGTAAACTTTATCGGATTTAGATTGAGATAAgaaaattcaatctaacatttgaagatgagatgaaattttaacATATCGGATCTTGAATTGTGTGCAAATCAAAGATGATAATGATGTGAGAGGAATTGTGTGCAATTGGTTTAGTATAAGAGTTCACCAactttcattttctatttttctttctcaatttaTATGATAATAATATGTAGAATGTACGTGTCTGCAAAAGAGTGGTGAATTCATAATACTTTTTATGTACACACGGAAAATGTGAATAGATTCATCTTCCAATGCTAATAATATTGGCTGAGTAATTATAAGCAAATCCTGTCAATTAATGTGAAATTTACTGTGTGATTAGAATGCAATTCAATGTAATTTGTAAACAATTTAGGAACACAATTCATGTGTGTTTTCCTacgaaagagaagaaaacccaTACTTAACTCACGTGGGTCCCACGTGACCATGAACACAAGCACAAGTACTCAATCACCTGTGGTCCTCCTACGTGAAGAGCACTCAATCAATCATGTtcaaatccaacggctgagatAAGATTAGCTACGCAACAACCAACGTGTTATGTTACACAACGGTTGACTTGGGCCCACCAAATTCCcaccttcttttctcttttgagtTTTCAGGCATATCTCTCTGTACGTGTGTGTATATAAATACCTTTCTCCTTTGAACCAGAAATCACAGAGGGCTCCGACCGTAGacgaaaattattaaattctATAAAAATCAAAGCTAATTGTGAAATTTGACGGTCACGATTGAATCACAAAATGTCGTGGCAGGTTTACGTCGACGATCACTTGATGTGCGACATCGACGGCCACCATCTGGCCTCCGCGGCCATCGTCGGTCACGACGGTAGTGTGTGGGCCCAGAGTTCCGCCTTCCCTAAGGTTCCTTCCTTCTCCAACTTTCCCTCTGcgattatttttgtttcatttcattattAGATCTGTGCAACTTAGGCTCTGTTTGTTtcctgggaaaaaaaaaaattaacggCGAAGTGAAGTTATTGGATTGCAAATGCAGTTACTTGTAAAACTAATGAATACTAATTTAACCACTTTAGTTCATATTGTGCTGAAATCCTCATATTTTCAAAGTGATTGATTGATGTGGTTTGTGATTGATATTTTCTAAATGATCTGTGCTctgcatgttgaaattttggtatttgatctttgtttggttgccgagaaaatgttttctgttttgctgaCAATGTATGATAGAAAGAATTCAGGTGGGTTTTTGCTTCACAAGCACATTTTGTGTTCTTCATTTAAGCTGCGGCAGTGTCTAGTCTCTAGTGAGTGATGGAAGAGAGTGAGATTGATTTGCTTGTTTATGTGCAGTTCAAGCCCGAAGAAATTACGGCGATAATGAAAGATTTCGATGAGCCAGGGTCTCTTGCTCCAACTGGGTTACATCTTGGTGGCACAAAGTACATGGTTATTCAGGGAGAGGGTGGAGCTGTCATTCGTGGAAAGAAGGTTTCTTTACTTTGCTCCTCTCCTTCATCATATACTAATTGGTTATAATTTGATATCACTgtttccattatttttcttgtagtggGGGGTAGGTTTATATCTATATGCTCAGTTTGATTTGGTGCAATGgaaattgagtttttcttttggctctgACTGTATTTCTTTCTAATGAAAATAAGTTTTCTGAGAATATTCTCTTTGAAAAGTGTTTTACTTCATTGGGGTTTCAATTCATACTTAACACAAGGTCCGGAAGAGGTTTccgttttttgttttagtttttagacTAAGAAAATGCTCATGCGTATCTCAACCATTCATATCTAATATAACTGCTAAGAAACGTGAATCAAAGAAAGGCCTTTGTAGAGAACagttatatgtatgtatataaaatACCTACTCAAGAGCATATTGTGACATTTCTTATGGAACATCTACTAAATTTCACAATAAGAGTAGAGGAATTTCCACAAAAAAtcctatattttttaaatatcatcTCAGGCTTGCATTTCGTATATTACAAGTGAGCTTGAAATGTGGACATACTGTACTCAAGTGAAATTTATCTGGCTGTTCAGTATAAATGAATCAATTCACTTGTGAACTGGTTCTTTTTATGCTAAACTAGTGGGCTACTTGAACTTCACCAGCCGAGCTTAAGCCAGAAGCAAAGCTTGTGGAAAAGATCCTAAGCTCAAGCTTGATGGGTCTCAGCTTGTTGTTTCTATATATTTTAGTATAATTACATGTCAATGCAGATttatataagtgtatatatgCTATAGATACTAAATattgtacatatatatgatatagGCAAGGTACAGTTTGAGCCTGAGTTTACTACGGGGAAAGACTCGATTTGAGTCCTAATAACGGGCATCCTTTACTCAAGTGTGACATTTTATTcccataattttttgaaagaaaaggtCTTTTCAAGCCATGATTTGTAAACAGAGGATTTTTAACATGAATGGCTCATAAAAGCATGCGTTGAAGACTGTAAAGCACTTTATGTGCACCCATGTTATAAGTAGTGGGACTCATGGTTGTTCacctttttaacttttaaactTGCTAACTATCAATTTCATTCGTTAAAGTTTCTTCATGTTGCAGTCAACATTCTGCATTTGCAGATGCTGCTTATTATAGGGGTTTAGATAATGGTATGTCCTTGAAGGAATAATAATAGAGCTTCAAGATCAAGAGCCCCACAGGTGGACCACCTTAAATATTCCTCTGTTTCGAATTtagattttcttttgggttcctttttttaattagttcCTGTTGATAATAGACTCACTCACACGCTAAAGTACGCCACATGGTTGCCCAATTGCATATGCTTTGCACTCAATTCTCTTTTTCATGCGGCCTTATGATGTTGTGGTTGCTGTCTATGCAAAGTGGTTCTGGTCTATATGGGGCCTATATGTTAGTGCCTGACTGGATCTTTAAGAAGGATTGCGTCTTTCAGAGTGTCGTGAAGtttaattcaatttgatttcttttgcaGGGCTCTAGTGGCATTACTGTGAAGAAAACTGGCCAGGCTCTGGTTTTCGGTATATATGACGAGCCCTTGACTCCAGGACAATGTAATATTATTGTGGAGAGGCTGGGGGACTACCTAATTGACCAGGGGCTGTAGCTCATCTCACAATCATCGTTTTCATATCTTGaaattctctctttttggGCTTGCATCTACTTCCTGCTATTTGGCCATGAACTGGCACTGGTGGTGCTGCTGGGAATAACCATGTGCAGACAGAAGCAGTGACTATTGGTGTTCTAGGATTGTTTTATTTACTTCTCTGATTTCCTTGTTTTCTTAATTGTGTATTTAATCACAGCTGTGTGCTCCTATTGACTGCattttttaagtttgaaaAAGCTTGGATTTCATGTTATTGTGATgtgattaaattttttttttttttttttctctatcacGGGGAACATTTGGAAATTTCGcaagttttcttttgtatgCTGGGCCTGGGTATAGTGATCATATATCCGTGTGTATGTATATGGCAACACTCTAATAATCATAACCGAATGAAAATATGTTATCGGTTCATGAAAATTCAGGATCCTACACTGaaattaaccttttttttatttttcaccaacaattttttttaatgttgttttctttttgttagtATGTACAATAATCTAATTTAGAGGGGAGAGGGTTTTTTACCCACACTGTTGTAGGGGTTCGAACATAACCACTAATCAACAAGTTAATACCTTTTTTCATTGGGCTAGATACcgttggtttttttattttgtaatataatttttgaacAAATGATATTGGGAGAGACGGTAAATGCTATTAACCACTCGAGCTATATGCCCTTACCATAAGAAACCCTCTATTTCTTTCCTACTGCAAGACTGcaatacttgtttttttttttttatcaaactgTAATACTTGTTAATTGAGTTTTATAGTTTTtggttatatataaatttataagtATCATAGGATTTCCCCACAAGAAAAAGAACCCTAAGTCTAATCTTCCTTTAACACGCCAAAGCTCCGCTTCATATAGTCATTCTTTTCCACAAGAAAATTATGGATAAATATCAGAAAGACAAATCCATAAGCTGTGTTCTAGGATTGCTTCTAAATTTACCCTTTTGCATACATAAGCAGTTTCTAGGATTTGCTTATTTCCCCAAGTTTCTTGTCTTCTTAGTTTGTGTTTTCACGCACACACTCTCTCTTCGgggaaaatggaaaattttgttgtaaatgATGGATGGCCCACATATTGACAGTGAAGAACAATGTTGGAAGTGGAACACCTTTTACGAGAGTTGAAGACTTATAGGCTTAGTCACTATTTACAAACAGTAAGGAGTAAATATGGTGGTTTCTTCTAAGCCATGGTTAGATTGAAGTTTCCCACCAccctttttaatttatgttctCAATTAAATCTTACTCCCAAAACCTGCTCCCTAACGCCGCTCATGTATATAGCGACACTCTCAATTATAAAACAATAGGAAAATTATCTAATCGGTTCACCAACATTGGGCCCTAATCACCTTTCAAATTTGCTTGCTCTCAAACCTTAGCCGCTTTCTCCCTTTGTGAGTCATAAAGGAAAATTCCATGGAGaggggaggaggaagaagcatCACTGCCCCTTCTCCCCCTCCTCTCTTctggtctttttcttttaagttaGTGAATAAATCCATTGGGgagttttgaataaaaagccTCTTGTGGTGGTTTCTTTTAAGCCATGGTTAGATTAAAGTTTCCCACCACCCATTTTAGTATATGttctcaattaaaaaaaaaaaaaaaagacccgcTTCCTAACGCCGCTTATGttctttaaatttgattttacaTCGTCTTTGACAGAGGTTGCTGCAAATCACCCAATTGTTCTTTAGCAAAGTTGGTGTTTTCGTTATTTGTTCGCTCTTATGCATAAGTAGATTGCTGGAAATCATATTTTCCCCAGATTTGTTACGGATGCGGTGGTGAGTGTGGCAGCGACGGCGCTTTttcaggtggtggtggtagagTTTGTTTAGGCTCATGggttgatttagggttttggttatGTTGGGTTTGTGAGCTTATGGCTAATTGTGGTGATGTGGGCTAGTAGTTTTAATGTGGCTTTTGTCAgagtttgttttgcttttagcATGTTAGTTTGTTGCTCTCttgtaattaatattttagatATCTTATTGAAGTTTTTGATTGTACCGTTGAAGTTTATTTAATGacgtttttatttgatttaaaaaataaaggccCTAATCCGAATTTTGGAACTCAGATTCCAACGTGAATTTGCTATACACTTTATTAGAGAGGAGATCGTGAGTAGAAATTTCATATACAATATCAAATTGGCTATAAATTACGAGAACTAATTAATAATGGCTATTGATGCCAACTGACTTTTCTGAGTTCTTGTTTAAAAGGAGATTGAATAGTGGAAATCTTGTGTGAGAATGAAAACACATGGACCTAGTCTCCATCAAGATCCTGAAGAATGATGTCGATGGGTTGTTGAAGGCACAGTGAAGTGTGGATAAGGGTAGAAGAAGAGCAGATAATAATGGTAGGGCAAGGCTGTAAGGAAGACTAATCTGAATTGATGTGAGCAGGTTCGTTTGCCTATCAAGTCCCCATCTGTAATTCTCTAGATGGATTTACATTATCAAGTCAAAATGTGCTGGCCTAAATGGTCAGTCCCATCACTTTAATATTTCGGTGAGGTGCTATAAAAAGTGTAAACAGCCTAATCCCTGATGTGGTCCTATTATGATTTGGTACGTGAACCAAATCATTCATGTATATCATCTTATCTTCTTtgtattaatttctttttttttttctttaatcaaaTGATAAAACAAATTCATATCTGAAAATGCAGCTCAATTAATTGTACTTTCTATAACATCAATTGTCTTTGGGACAGTTTTGGATGCAAAacttatgaaaagaaaagcaaaaaataacTATCAAAGTGACATTTGACTTGGTTGTTTACGGTTAATTCCTTTTTACTAACTATTGTAAGAAACCCAAATTCCTTTCCAATAATATTCTTAAACGACACGAaatatttagaagaaaaaaaaaaaaagaacaaatcctagtgaagaaaaaaattcaagtagAGGATTCAAATCCACTAAGAATTACATAAATAGAAGTTTATTGATAATCGTTTTCTGAGAAAAAAAGATGGAAAATATTCTTATGCACCAAACACAAtcttaatttatatatgtcgCGTAACcgaaaaagcaaggaaaagaaaaaaaaatctaggaAATTTATATTGATACAATTAAGAAACTAGgagagggaaaacaaaaatgagtaACAAAAGAATTTGCACAACACAAcctcttttattaatttaataatttgacCCTTATGATTGTTGATAAGGAAGTAGCCTAATTAGGAGATGTTGGAGTAAGCACATACCTATCTAAACAATGCACCCTAATGTTGGTACATCTAGAACAACCTTCTCTTTTGACCCAATGAACCTTGAAAACTGCATTATAAAAATGGACACAACAATGGTCCAATGGTGACTCATTTACGTACGTAGGTGGTTGGCTTAAAGGATATAGAGCTTATCCTCTTTTGCTTATTCGTAACATATAAAGAAGATAATGAGGAATCTTGGGATAAGACAATCATATTGAAAACATTGGGAGACAGTTGAGTGCATGAAATTGCATGTTGTTTTGATTAGCCAGTGGTCCACGTTTGTACCCatagttttcaaaaaaaaatacccGTTTGCATcttgtatttcttttattaGACTAGACATGAGTGTATGTATGTGTTCCTTCCTTGCCTAAAACGCATAAAATCTCCATGTAATTACATGTCATGAGGAGGAGGACACCCCTTTCTTGCAGGCAACCAAGTCTAATCCGTGTGTGTCATgtgctctatatatatatatgaaaacctcTTTCAAACAATTATATCCAtaactttcttcttcttcttcttcatcttgctAAGATCTAATAGGCTGCTCCATCTATGGGTGAAAGTAGTGAAGAACAAATGCTTCACGCTCCATGCTTGATCACACAATATGATAGCTACACAAAAGCACGGGAAGATAGCTGCGTGATCATGAAAggacatgatgatgatggtgatgatgacgaTAATGGGTATGCGTACGACACCACATCATCCATATCGGTTTCCGATCGATCGACATCTTCTTTGGAGTTGGTAGATGATGCATcttcatcaacaacaacatcatcatcatcatgttcttcttccttcaattctcatggATCTTTGCATGACTTGTCAGATCTCATGGCCCAGCTACCCATCAAGTaagattaaagaaaaaagtaaactcatctcaattcattatttctaattttatatatCAACCTGATACTTTTAGCTAGATGTtgcatataattatgtattttgGAATCTACAGAAGAGGACTTTCAAAGTATTTTGAAGGCAAGTGTCAGTCATTTACATCATTATCAAAGGTCAAGAGCATTGAAGATCTTGCAAAGAAAGAGAGTCCTTACAATCAAAGAAAAGCACTAAAACAAAGTAAGAGCTATGGAGGTGGCTTGGGTAGCTACAGATCCTACACACTTCCTAAGGCCACCATTTCTAAGATTAAGAAGACCTCATCAGCTTCAAGGGCTTCTTATTTGTCATCTGataatttatctttttcaaGTAGAACAAGAGGCGGCTCTTTTGGTAGTACTACGCTCCCCCCAATTCCTGtaagaaagaaattttaaCCTACGTATACTTACGTACGTGTGCATGTATagatatacaaatatatagcAAATCCGTCATCTTGCAATAATGcttaaatacaaatatataaactcGAATACTGGTTTTGCTGTAGGATTAATGGCTGCATCAACAAAATTTGTCCCCTTACAGCAGAATAAGAGTCGTTAAGCCCCATGAGAAATTGTATGAACTCAACCAGACTCGAGTTTGGTATAACACAGAGAGATAGATTGTTGTTCATGCTTATGCTCTACAATTTCACATTGAATCTGAATACACAAGAACGTTCTTTCAAATCTGACAACACAATACCTCTGCTCGCATGTGGTGAAGACTTGTTTAGGAGCTTTATAACTTGTGCttgtattgaaatttgaaagtgcatgattttgattaagtttatgatttggTTTGAGAAACACTTTGGAATGCTTATGGATTTATTGAGATAACATTCATTACTGGTAGATATATTGAATGGCCTGGGAAGTTTAGAAACGTTTTGGAAAGTTATGTTTATGAGTAATGAGCGGCCCGAGGAGCCTGGTTTTATTTGAGTATGGATTGATGGAGGATTTGAGGATATTGTTTAGAGTAAAAGTTTTGATATGTGATATTGaaattggattttgttttaaagatgATGTGTCAACTTAAAGTGCTTtggattaaattttattgagaGAGCATATGTAGGGAAGAAGTCAAGCAGATCATGGTAGAGACAATCAAAGCAGATCATGGTAGAGAAAATTAGAGCAGAGGATGATGTGTCCAATTTAAATAtgttagattaaattttaataaggtGTCAGTGAAGAACAAAAGTTAAGTAGATCATGTTAGAGAAAATCAGAATAGAGAATCCGGATCTGAAAATGGAACCCTAACCATCTTGAAAGGTGTAATTAATGATATGAGTTTCCTAAGCTCGAGCTAATTTGAGTGTTTTGTTAGAAAGTTTTCACATTAGAAAAAGTAGTGCTTATTTAATAGGCAAAATTGTAACAATTGTCCCTCGACTAAGACCAAACTGTATTTTTCGTACTTCATATTGCTAAATTGTTACAATGGTACTTTAATTATGACTCCACTTTCAGAAATTGTCCTTTCCGTCATCTCAGTCAACTTTTCCGTTAAAAATGAGGGCATATTTATCTTTTCATGTGCTGGA
It encodes:
- the LOC18784506 gene encoding uncharacterized protein LOC18784506 isoform X2, producing the protein MGESSEEQMLHAPCLITQYDSYTKAREDSCVIMKGHDDDGDDDDNGYAYDTTSSISVSDRSTSSLELVDDASSSTTTSSSSCSSSFNSHGSLHDLSDLMAQLPIKRGLSKYFEGKCQSFTSLSKVKSIEDLAKKESPYNQRKALKQSKSYGGGLGSYRSYTLPKATISKIKKTSSASRASYLSSDNLSFSSRTRGGSFGSTTLPPIPD
- the LOC109947799 gene encoding acid phosphatase 1-like, with product MEILPILVFFLATVVSTTQGHEPLVTHHIHLLRPKSGAGGDSVPGVSCLSWRLGVETNNIINWKTVPAECESYVGHYLLGHQYRKDSKVVTNEAWLYAKSLNLTNDGKNVWVFDIDETTLSNLPYYADHGFGTELYNSTAFNTWVLEGTAPALPESLKLYKKLLKLGVKVVFITGSGEGQRNVTTTNLKNVGYHTWEKLVLKGSTYSGNTSYVYKSTERTKLVKSGFRIIGNIGDQWSDILGTNVGNRTFKLPDPMYYIS
- the LOC18782493 gene encoding profilin, encoding MSWQVYVDDHLMCDIDGHHLASAAIVGHDGSVWAQSSAFPKFKPEEITAIMKDFDEPGSLAPTGLHLGGTKYMVIQGEGGAVIRGKKGSSGITVKKTGQALVFGIYDEPLTPGQCNIIVERLGDYLIDQGL
- the LOC18784506 gene encoding uncharacterized protein LOC18784506 isoform X1 gives rise to the protein MGESSEEQMLHAPCLITQYDSYTKAREDSCVIMKGHDDDGDDDDNGYAYDTTSSISVSDRSTSSLELVDDASSSTTTSSSSCSSSFNSHGSLHDLSDLMAQLPIKRGLSKYFEGKCQSFTSLSKVKSIEDLAKKESPYNQRKALKQSKSYGGGLGSYRSYTLPKATISKIKKTSSASRASYLSSDNLSFSSRTRGGSFGSTTLPPIPVRKKF